A stretch of Mesoplodon densirostris isolate mMesDen1 chromosome 7, mMesDen1 primary haplotype, whole genome shotgun sequence DNA encodes these proteins:
- the MUS81 gene encoding crossover junction endonuclease MUS81 isoform X3, producing MAAPVRLGRKRPLPVCANPLFVRWLTEWRDEAASRGRRTQFVFQKALRSLRRYPLPLHSGKEAKILQHFGDGLCRMLDRRLQQHKASGGDHAPCSPPGAKSPARERPAKVQDPYMPGPTQLKAGGSGKYWPARHSGARAVLLLLYREHLNSSGHGFLTKEELLQRCAQKAPRVAPGSARPWPALRSLLHRNLVLRTQQPARYSLTPEGLELAQKLAESEGLSLLSVGSGPEEPPGEEPAVPGAASAELGASEGNVQQPPLELGPGEYRVLLCVDVGETKGAGPRPELLQELQRLHVTHTVRKLHVGDFVWVAQETSPRDPARPGELVLDHIVERKRLDDLCSSIIDGRFREQKFRLKRCGLGRRVYLVEEYGSVRNLSLPEGTLLQAVTNTQVIDGFFVKRTADIKESAAYLALLTRGLQRLYQGHTLYSRPWGTPGDPESRAGPSPNPLCSLLTFNDFNAGAIKNKAQSVREVFARQLMQVHRVSGEKAAALVDQYSTPARSMKG from the exons ATGGCAGCGCCGGTTCGCCTGGGCCGGAAACGACCGCTGCCCGTTTGCGCCAACCCGCTCTTCGTACGGTGGCTGACCGAGTGGCGGGACGAGGCAGCCAGCAGAGGGCGCCGCACGCAATTCGTGTTTCAGAAG GCACTGCGCTCCCTACGGCGGTACCCACTGCCCCTGCACAGCGGCAAGGAAGCTAAGATCCTACAGCACTTCGGAGATGGGCTCTGCCGGATGCTGGACCGGCGGCTGCAGCAGCACAAGGCATCAGGTG GTGACCATGCCCCATGTTCACCACCTGGAGCGAAGAGTCCAGCCCGGGAAAGGCCTGCCAAAGTCCAGGATCCTTACATGCCA GGTCCAACCCAGCTCAAAGCAGGAGGCTCTGGCAAGTATTGGCCAGCTCGGCACTCGGGAGCTCGAGCAGTACTGCTGCTGCTGTACCGGGAACACCTG AATTCTAGCGGCCATGGCTTCCTAACCAAGGAGGAGCTGCTGCAGAGGTGTGCCCAGAAGGCTCCAAGG GTGGCCCCTGGAAGCGCTCGGCCCTGGCCAGCCCTCCGCTCCCTCCTCCACAGGAACCTGGTCCTCAGGACACAGCAGCCAGCTAG GTACTCACTGACTCCAGAGGGTCTGGAGCTGGCCCAGAAGCTGGCTGAGTCGGAGGGCCTGAGCTTGCTGAGTGTGGGCAGCGGGCCAGAGGAGCCCCCTGGGGAGGAGCCTGCGGTGCCAGGAGCGGCCTCAGCTGAGCt TGGCGCCAGCGAAGGGAACGTCCAGCAGCCACCGCTGGAGCTGGGGCCTGGAGAGTACAGGGTGCTGTTGTGCGTGGACGTTGGCGAGACCAAGGG GGCGGGACCCAGGCCAGAGCTGCTCCAAGAGCTGCAGCGGCTGCACGTGACCCACACGGTGCGCAAGCTGCACGTCGGGGACTTCGTGTGGGTGGCCCAAGAGACCAGTCCCAGGGACCCGG CACGACCTGGAGAACTAGTCCTGGACCACATCGTGGAGCGAAAGCGGCTGGATGACCTGTGCAGCAGCATCATCGACGGCCGCTTCCGGGAGCAAAAG TTCCGGCTGAAGCGCTGCGGCCTGGGGCGTCGAGTATACCTGGTGGAAGAGTATGGCTCAGTGCGTAACCTCAGCCTTCCCGAGGGCACGCTGCTGCAGGCTGTCACCAACACTCAG GTCATCGATGGCTTCTTTGTGAAACGCACAGCAGATATTAAGGAGTCAGCAGCCTACCTGGCCCTGTTGACAAGGGGCCTGCAGAGACTCTACCAG GGCCACACCCTCTACAGTCGCCCCTGGGGAACCCCAGGGGACCCTGAATCAAGGGCTGGGCCCTCCCCAAACCCTCTCTGCTCACTCCTCACCTTCAACGACTTCAACGCGGGAGCCATCAAGAACAAG GCCCAGTCTGTGCGGGAGGTGTTTGCCAGGCAGCTGATGCAGGTGCACAGAGTGAGCGGGGAGAAGGCGGCAGCCCTGGTGGATCAGTACAGCACCCCTGCCAG GAGCATGAAAGGATGA
- the MUS81 gene encoding crossover junction endonuclease MUS81 isoform X1 — translation MAAPVRLGRKRPLPVCANPLFVRWLTEWRDEAASRGRRTQFVFQKALRSLRRYPLPLHSGKEAKILQHFGDGLCRMLDRRLQQHKASGGDHAPCSPPGAKSPARERPAKVQDPYMPGPTQLKAGGSGKYWPARHSGARAVLLLLYREHLNSSGHGFLTKEELLQRCAQKAPRVAPGSARPWPALRSLLHRNLVLRTQQPARYSLTPEGLELAQKLAESEGLSLLSVGSGPEEPPGEEPAVPGAASAELGASEGNVQQPPLELGPGEYRVLLCVDVGETKGAGPRPELLQELQRLHVTHTVRKLHVGDFVWVAQETSPRDPARPGELVLDHIVERKRLDDLCSSIIDGRFREQKFRLKRCGLGRRVYLVEEYGSVRNLSLPEGTLLQAVTNTQVIDGFFVKRTADIKESAAYLALLTRGLQRLYQGHTLYSRPWGTPGDPESRAGPSPNPLCSLLTFNDFNAGAIKNKAQSVREVFARQLMQVHRVSGEKAAALVDQYSTPASLLAAYDACATPKEKEMLLSTIKCGPLQRNLGPALSRTLSQLYCSHGPLT, via the exons ATGGCAGCGCCGGTTCGCCTGGGCCGGAAACGACCGCTGCCCGTTTGCGCCAACCCGCTCTTCGTACGGTGGCTGACCGAGTGGCGGGACGAGGCAGCCAGCAGAGGGCGCCGCACGCAATTCGTGTTTCAGAAG GCACTGCGCTCCCTACGGCGGTACCCACTGCCCCTGCACAGCGGCAAGGAAGCTAAGATCCTACAGCACTTCGGAGATGGGCTCTGCCGGATGCTGGACCGGCGGCTGCAGCAGCACAAGGCATCAGGTG GTGACCATGCCCCATGTTCACCACCTGGAGCGAAGAGTCCAGCCCGGGAAAGGCCTGCCAAAGTCCAGGATCCTTACATGCCA GGTCCAACCCAGCTCAAAGCAGGAGGCTCTGGCAAGTATTGGCCAGCTCGGCACTCGGGAGCTCGAGCAGTACTGCTGCTGCTGTACCGGGAACACCTG AATTCTAGCGGCCATGGCTTCCTAACCAAGGAGGAGCTGCTGCAGAGGTGTGCCCAGAAGGCTCCAAGG GTGGCCCCTGGAAGCGCTCGGCCCTGGCCAGCCCTCCGCTCCCTCCTCCACAGGAACCTGGTCCTCAGGACACAGCAGCCAGCTAG GTACTCACTGACTCCAGAGGGTCTGGAGCTGGCCCAGAAGCTGGCTGAGTCGGAGGGCCTGAGCTTGCTGAGTGTGGGCAGCGGGCCAGAGGAGCCCCCTGGGGAGGAGCCTGCGGTGCCAGGAGCGGCCTCAGCTGAGCt TGGCGCCAGCGAAGGGAACGTCCAGCAGCCACCGCTGGAGCTGGGGCCTGGAGAGTACAGGGTGCTGTTGTGCGTGGACGTTGGCGAGACCAAGGG GGCGGGACCCAGGCCAGAGCTGCTCCAAGAGCTGCAGCGGCTGCACGTGACCCACACGGTGCGCAAGCTGCACGTCGGGGACTTCGTGTGGGTGGCCCAAGAGACCAGTCCCAGGGACCCGG CACGACCTGGAGAACTAGTCCTGGACCACATCGTGGAGCGAAAGCGGCTGGATGACCTGTGCAGCAGCATCATCGACGGCCGCTTCCGGGAGCAAAAG TTCCGGCTGAAGCGCTGCGGCCTGGGGCGTCGAGTATACCTGGTGGAAGAGTATGGCTCAGTGCGTAACCTCAGCCTTCCCGAGGGCACGCTGCTGCAGGCTGTCACCAACACTCAG GTCATCGATGGCTTCTTTGTGAAACGCACAGCAGATATTAAGGAGTCAGCAGCCTACCTGGCCCTGTTGACAAGGGGCCTGCAGAGACTCTACCAG GGCCACACCCTCTACAGTCGCCCCTGGGGAACCCCAGGGGACCCTGAATCAAGGGCTGGGCCCTCCCCAAACCCTCTCTGCTCACTCCTCACCTTCAACGACTTCAACGCGGGAGCCATCAAGAACAAG GCCCAGTCTGTGCGGGAGGTGTTTGCCAGGCAGCTGATGCAGGTGCACAGAGTGAGCGGGGAGAAGGCGGCAGCCCTGGTGGATCAGTACAGCACCCCTGCCAG ccTACTGGCTGCCTATGATGCCTGTGCCACGCcgaaggaaaaggaaatgctgCTGAGCACCATCAAGTGTGGACCACTGCAGAG GAATCTGGGGCCTGCTCTGAGCAGGACCTTGTCACAGCTTTACTGCAGCCATGGCCCCCTGACCTGA
- the MUS81 gene encoding crossover junction endonuclease MUS81 isoform X2 has translation MAAPVRLGRKRPLPVCANPLFVRWLTEWRDEAASRGRRTQFVFQKALRSLRRYPLPLHSGKEAKILQHFGDGLCRMLDRRLQQHKASGDHAPCSPPGAKSPARERPAKVQDPYMPGPTQLKAGGSGKYWPARHSGARAVLLLLYREHLNSSGHGFLTKEELLQRCAQKAPRVAPGSARPWPALRSLLHRNLVLRTQQPARYSLTPEGLELAQKLAESEGLSLLSVGSGPEEPPGEEPAVPGAASAELGASEGNVQQPPLELGPGEYRVLLCVDVGETKGAGPRPELLQELQRLHVTHTVRKLHVGDFVWVAQETSPRDPARPGELVLDHIVERKRLDDLCSSIIDGRFREQKFRLKRCGLGRRVYLVEEYGSVRNLSLPEGTLLQAVTNTQVIDGFFVKRTADIKESAAYLALLTRGLQRLYQGHTLYSRPWGTPGDPESRAGPSPNPLCSLLTFNDFNAGAIKNKAQSVREVFARQLMQVHRVSGEKAAALVDQYSTPASLLAAYDACATPKEKEMLLSTIKCGPLQRNLGPALSRTLSQLYCSHGPLT, from the exons ATGGCAGCGCCGGTTCGCCTGGGCCGGAAACGACCGCTGCCCGTTTGCGCCAACCCGCTCTTCGTACGGTGGCTGACCGAGTGGCGGGACGAGGCAGCCAGCAGAGGGCGCCGCACGCAATTCGTGTTTCAGAAG GCACTGCGCTCCCTACGGCGGTACCCACTGCCCCTGCACAGCGGCAAGGAAGCTAAGATCCTACAGCACTTCGGAGATGGGCTCTGCCGGATGCTGGACCGGCGGCTGCAGCAGCACAAGGCATCAG GTGACCATGCCCCATGTTCACCACCTGGAGCGAAGAGTCCAGCCCGGGAAAGGCCTGCCAAAGTCCAGGATCCTTACATGCCA GGTCCAACCCAGCTCAAAGCAGGAGGCTCTGGCAAGTATTGGCCAGCTCGGCACTCGGGAGCTCGAGCAGTACTGCTGCTGCTGTACCGGGAACACCTG AATTCTAGCGGCCATGGCTTCCTAACCAAGGAGGAGCTGCTGCAGAGGTGTGCCCAGAAGGCTCCAAGG GTGGCCCCTGGAAGCGCTCGGCCCTGGCCAGCCCTCCGCTCCCTCCTCCACAGGAACCTGGTCCTCAGGACACAGCAGCCAGCTAG GTACTCACTGACTCCAGAGGGTCTGGAGCTGGCCCAGAAGCTGGCTGAGTCGGAGGGCCTGAGCTTGCTGAGTGTGGGCAGCGGGCCAGAGGAGCCCCCTGGGGAGGAGCCTGCGGTGCCAGGAGCGGCCTCAGCTGAGCt TGGCGCCAGCGAAGGGAACGTCCAGCAGCCACCGCTGGAGCTGGGGCCTGGAGAGTACAGGGTGCTGTTGTGCGTGGACGTTGGCGAGACCAAGGG GGCGGGACCCAGGCCAGAGCTGCTCCAAGAGCTGCAGCGGCTGCACGTGACCCACACGGTGCGCAAGCTGCACGTCGGGGACTTCGTGTGGGTGGCCCAAGAGACCAGTCCCAGGGACCCGG CACGACCTGGAGAACTAGTCCTGGACCACATCGTGGAGCGAAAGCGGCTGGATGACCTGTGCAGCAGCATCATCGACGGCCGCTTCCGGGAGCAAAAG TTCCGGCTGAAGCGCTGCGGCCTGGGGCGTCGAGTATACCTGGTGGAAGAGTATGGCTCAGTGCGTAACCTCAGCCTTCCCGAGGGCACGCTGCTGCAGGCTGTCACCAACACTCAG GTCATCGATGGCTTCTTTGTGAAACGCACAGCAGATATTAAGGAGTCAGCAGCCTACCTGGCCCTGTTGACAAGGGGCCTGCAGAGACTCTACCAG GGCCACACCCTCTACAGTCGCCCCTGGGGAACCCCAGGGGACCCTGAATCAAGGGCTGGGCCCTCCCCAAACCCTCTCTGCTCACTCCTCACCTTCAACGACTTCAACGCGGGAGCCATCAAGAACAAG GCCCAGTCTGTGCGGGAGGTGTTTGCCAGGCAGCTGATGCAGGTGCACAGAGTGAGCGGGGAGAAGGCGGCAGCCCTGGTGGATCAGTACAGCACCCCTGCCAG ccTACTGGCTGCCTATGATGCCTGTGCCACGCcgaaggaaaaggaaatgctgCTGAGCACCATCAAGTGTGGACCACTGCAGAG GAATCTGGGGCCTGCTCTGAGCAGGACCTTGTCACAGCTTTACTGCAGCCATGGCCCCCTGACCTGA
- the MUS81 gene encoding crossover junction endonuclease MUS81 isoform X4, which translates to MAAPVRLGRKRPLPVCANPLFVRWLTEWRDEAASRGRRTQFVFQKALRSLRRYPLPLHSGKEAKILQHFGDGLCRMLDRRLQQHKASGGDHAPCSPPGAKSPARERPAKVQDPYMPGPTQLKAGGSGKYWPARHSGARAVLLLLYREHLNSSGHGFLTKEELLQRCAQKAPRVAPGSARPWPALRSLLHRNLVLRTQQPASGASEGNVQQPPLELGPGEYRVLLCVDVGETKGAGPRPELLQELQRLHVTHTVRKLHVGDFVWVAQETSPRDPARPGELVLDHIVERKRLDDLCSSIIDGRFREQKFRLKRCGLGRRVYLVEEYGSVRNLSLPEGTLLQAVTNTQVIDGFFVKRTADIKESAAYLALLTRGLQRLYQGHTLYSRPWGTPGDPESRAGPSPNPLCSLLTFNDFNAGAIKNKAQSVREVFARQLMQVHRVSGEKAAALVDQYSTPASLLAAYDACATPKEKEMLLSTIKCGPLQRNLGPALSRTLSQLYCSHGPLT; encoded by the exons ATGGCAGCGCCGGTTCGCCTGGGCCGGAAACGACCGCTGCCCGTTTGCGCCAACCCGCTCTTCGTACGGTGGCTGACCGAGTGGCGGGACGAGGCAGCCAGCAGAGGGCGCCGCACGCAATTCGTGTTTCAGAAG GCACTGCGCTCCCTACGGCGGTACCCACTGCCCCTGCACAGCGGCAAGGAAGCTAAGATCCTACAGCACTTCGGAGATGGGCTCTGCCGGATGCTGGACCGGCGGCTGCAGCAGCACAAGGCATCAGGTG GTGACCATGCCCCATGTTCACCACCTGGAGCGAAGAGTCCAGCCCGGGAAAGGCCTGCCAAAGTCCAGGATCCTTACATGCCA GGTCCAACCCAGCTCAAAGCAGGAGGCTCTGGCAAGTATTGGCCAGCTCGGCACTCGGGAGCTCGAGCAGTACTGCTGCTGCTGTACCGGGAACACCTG AATTCTAGCGGCCATGGCTTCCTAACCAAGGAGGAGCTGCTGCAGAGGTGTGCCCAGAAGGCTCCAAGG GTGGCCCCTGGAAGCGCTCGGCCCTGGCCAGCCCTCCGCTCCCTCCTCCACAGGAACCTGGTCCTCAGGACACAGCAGCCAGCTAG TGGCGCCAGCGAAGGGAACGTCCAGCAGCCACCGCTGGAGCTGGGGCCTGGAGAGTACAGGGTGCTGTTGTGCGTGGACGTTGGCGAGACCAAGGG GGCGGGACCCAGGCCAGAGCTGCTCCAAGAGCTGCAGCGGCTGCACGTGACCCACACGGTGCGCAAGCTGCACGTCGGGGACTTCGTGTGGGTGGCCCAAGAGACCAGTCCCAGGGACCCGG CACGACCTGGAGAACTAGTCCTGGACCACATCGTGGAGCGAAAGCGGCTGGATGACCTGTGCAGCAGCATCATCGACGGCCGCTTCCGGGAGCAAAAG TTCCGGCTGAAGCGCTGCGGCCTGGGGCGTCGAGTATACCTGGTGGAAGAGTATGGCTCAGTGCGTAACCTCAGCCTTCCCGAGGGCACGCTGCTGCAGGCTGTCACCAACACTCAG GTCATCGATGGCTTCTTTGTGAAACGCACAGCAGATATTAAGGAGTCAGCAGCCTACCTGGCCCTGTTGACAAGGGGCCTGCAGAGACTCTACCAG GGCCACACCCTCTACAGTCGCCCCTGGGGAACCCCAGGGGACCCTGAATCAAGGGCTGGGCCCTCCCCAAACCCTCTCTGCTCACTCCTCACCTTCAACGACTTCAACGCGGGAGCCATCAAGAACAAG GCCCAGTCTGTGCGGGAGGTGTTTGCCAGGCAGCTGATGCAGGTGCACAGAGTGAGCGGGGAGAAGGCGGCAGCCCTGGTGGATCAGTACAGCACCCCTGCCAG ccTACTGGCTGCCTATGATGCCTGTGCCACGCcgaaggaaaaggaaatgctgCTGAGCACCATCAAGTGTGGACCACTGCAGAG GAATCTGGGGCCTGCTCTGAGCAGGACCTTGTCACAGCTTTACTGCAGCCATGGCCCCCTGACCTGA
- the CFL1 gene encoding cofilin-1 translates to MASGVAVSDGVIKVFNDMKVRKSSTPEEVKKRKKAVLFCLSEDKKNIILEEGKEILVGDVGQTVDDPYATFVKMLPDKDCRYALYDATYETKESKKEDLVFIFWAPECAPLKSKMIYASSKDAIKKKLTGIKHELQANCYEEVKDRCTLAEKLGGSAVISLEGKPL, encoded by the exons ATG GCCTCTGGCGTGGCTGTCTCTGATGGGGTCATCAAAGTGTTCAACGACATGAAGGTGCGTAAGTCGTCGACACCGGAGGAGGTGAAGAAGCGCAAGAAGGCGGTGCTCTTCTGCCTGAGCGAAGACAAGAAGAACATCATCCTGGAGGAGGGCAAGGAGATCCTGGTGGGTGACGTGGGCCAGACTGTGGACGACCCCTACGCCACCTTTGTCAAGATGCTGCCAGACAAGGACTGCCGCTACGCCCTCTACGACGCAACCTATGAGACCAAGGAGAGCAAGAAGGAGGACCTGGTGTTCATCTTCTG GGCTCCTGAGTGTGCACCCCTTAAGAGCAAAATGATCTATGCCAGCTCCAAGGACGCCATCAAGAAGAAGCTGACGG GGATCAAGCATGAATTGCAAGCAAATTGCTACGAGGAGGTCAAGGACCGCTGCACCCTGGCAGAGAAGCTGGGGGGCAGCGCCGTCATCTCTCTGGAGGGCAAGCCTTTGTGa